A genomic stretch from Telmatocola sphagniphila includes:
- a CDS encoding BlaI/MecI/CopY family transcriptional regulator, translating to MIRTHSGVGVIFAMAGKKQIAITERQFAILELLWEHGPLTVREILGHLPGGQALPYTTILGLMQAMERAELVFHDDEQPAHRYKPCFDRDEATRNLLGDFLKRFFRGSAERLVLGLVDTQHLSAKELREIEERLQSNPKIKSTSKTPRKKS from the coding sequence ATGATACGTACCCATTCAGGCGTAGGAGTTATATTCGCAATGGCAGGTAAAAAGCAAATCGCAATAACCGAGAGACAATTCGCAATTCTCGAGTTGCTCTGGGAACATGGCCCCCTCACCGTGCGGGAAATTCTCGGCCATTTGCCCGGCGGCCAAGCCCTGCCGTACACCACCATCCTCGGCCTGATGCAGGCGATGGAGCGTGCCGAATTGGTCTTCCACGACGACGAGCAACCCGCTCATCGCTATAAGCCCTGCTTTGATCGAGATGAGGCGACCCGGAACCTTCTCGGCGATTTTCTGAAACGATTTTTCCGCGGCTCGGCGGAGCGACTTGTGCTCGGCCTGGTCGACACGCAACATCTCTCCGCAAAAGAACTTCGAGAAATTGAAGAACGGCTGCAATCGAATCCCAAAATCAAATCAACCTCGAAAACTCCGAGGAAAAAATCATGA
- a CDS encoding DUF6717 family protein has protein sequence MNNSISVIKPYKWEGMGVFDDPNVGLVKEPFVGGADTLIDHATSHILNANQGFIAVFSAGNFPDAKIVLEWAREEFSGNVYRWSEKGMEGWLCPALLRYLKQPPAKLYVQVKAAE, from the coding sequence ATGAATAACTCGATCTCTGTCATTAAGCCCTACAAGTGGGAAGGGATGGGGGTTTTTGACGACCCAAACGTGGGATTAGTAAAGGAACCTTTCGTCGGCGGTGCGGACACCCTGATTGATCATGCCACCTCGCATATTCTAAATGCCAATCAGGGCTTTATCGCCGTCTTCTCAGCAGGCAACTTCCCCGACGCTAAGATCGTACTGGAATGGGCGAGAGAAGAATTCAGTGGTAACGTATATCGATGGTCCGAGAAGGGCATGGAAGGTTGGCTCTGCCCGGCGTTGCTCAGGTACCTCAAGCAACCTCCGGCGAAGTTGTATGTCCAGGTCAAAGCGGCGGAGTGA